One genomic window of Diospyros lotus cultivar Yz01 chromosome 8, ASM1463336v1, whole genome shotgun sequence includes the following:
- the LOC127808460 gene encoding mechanosensitive ion channel protein 5-like: protein MQVPQGNRENHMARESQDEVVLKIGEESGCCFHLEPPTDESNRRKSREFGQSSRAKSARDFSDEEEEEDDEGEIYTPLPTNPRTFRARTTSRLEDPNWRYQRLAITDEEVKDEHHSFIDEGVFEDFDLKDTVKVVQWVSLLLILVLLICTLTVSDLKKHKFWELSIWKWEILVLVLICGHLVSGWIIKIVVLVIERNFIRKSRVLYFVYGLRKSIQSCLWLGQVLLVWHFILAKEIGRVTKHGGVRIVTKILICLWVGTLIWLLKTLVLKVLALCFHVTAFFDRVQDSLFKQYVIKKLSGCPINDEHSEGECDKKSIQELRNPKSRRVLKQKGPRITIEHLQKLNRKNISALSMKRLISMVQSGYLSTLDEELPTSNDEDEATLQIRDECEAKSAAKKIFQNVAVEGSKYISLEDLQRFMKDESAQKTMHLIKGSHIDQGINKQTLTKWMVDAFKERRSLALSLDDTKTAADELHTILSVLVTIIIVIIWLFIFNFPISHFLVLVGSQLLLAAFIFGDTCKRIFEAIIFLFVTHPFHVGDRCEIDGMQLVVEEMNILTTVFLRHDNQKYIYPNSILATKPIVNYFRSPEMTDTVDFSIHISTPMERIAEMKKRIIRFVESRSDYWHQSPAVVITDLEDMNRLKMVVAVKHRINGQHAGERCARRALLVEKMIKVFRDLNIEYRMLPLDMNVRYMPPADSSRLPSNWAACSS, encoded by the exons ATGCAAGTTCCTCAGGGCAACAGAGAAAATCACATGGCTCGAGAGTCCCAAGATGAAGTGGTGCTCAAAATTGGCGAGGAATCTGGATGTTGCTTCCATTTAGAACCGCCAACTGACGAATCAAATCGACGAAAAAGCAGAGAATTTGGGCAGTCATCTCGTGCCAAGAGCGCTCGTGATTTttcagatgaagaagaagaagaagatgatgagggTGAAATCTACACGCCCCTTCCTACAAATCCAAGAACATTCAGGGCCCGGACCACGTCGAGGCTTGAGGATCCAAACTGGAGATACCAAAGATTGGCCATAACTGACGAGGAAGTAAAAGATGAACACCACTCATTCATTGATGAAGGTGTCTTTGAAGATTTTGATCTCAAAGACACTGTAAAAGTTGTCCAGTGGGTAAGTCTGTTGCTAATTCTGGTGCTACTGATTTGTACACTAACAGTTTCTGATTTGAAGAAGCATAAGTTTTGGGAACTTAGCATATGGAAATGGGAAATACTGGTCCTGGTGCTTATTTGTGGCCATTTGGTTTCTGGTTGGATAATCAAGATTGTTGTGTTGGTTATAGAACGCAATTTTATTCGAAAATCCCGGGTTTTGTATTTTGTGTATGGGTTGAGGAAATCAATTCAGAGTTGCTTGTGGCTGGGACAGGTCTTGTTGGTTTGGCATTTCATTTTGGCTAAAGAGATTGGGAGGGTCACCAAGCATGGAGGTGTGAGGATTGTGACCAAGATCTTAATATGCCTCTGGGTGGGCACATTGATTTGGCTCTTGAAAACACTTGTTCTTAAGGTACTTGCTTTGTGCTTTCATGTTACTGCATTCTTCGATCGAGTTCAggactctttgttcaagcaataTGTGATTAAGAAGCTATCTGGGTGTCCGATAAATGATGAACACAGTGAAGGGGAGTGCGATAAAAAAAGCATACAAGAGTTGAGAAATCCCAAGTCAAGAAGGGTGCTCAAGCAGAAAGGTCCGAGGATCACGATCGAACACCTTCAGAAGCTCAATCGGAAGAATATCTCGGCTTTGAGCATGAAGAGGTTGATAAGTATGGTGCAAAGTGGGTATTTGTCCACTTTGGATGAGGAATTGCCCACCTCTAATGATGAGGATGAGGCTACCCTTCAAATAAGAGATGAATGCGAGGCAAAGTCTGCAGCCAAGAAGATATTCCAGAATGTGGCTGTAGAAGGGTCCAA ATACATCTCCTTAGAGGATCTGCAGCGCTTTATGAAGGATGAAAGTGCTCAGAAGACCATGCATCTCATTAAAGGTTCACATATCGACCAGGGAATCAATAAGCAAACTCTCACGAAATGGATG GTTGATGCATTTAAAGAAAGAAGGTCTCTTGCATTGTCTCTTGATGATACAAAAACAGCAGCAGACGAACTCCACACAATACTGAGCGTCCTTGTAACGATTATTATAGTGATAATATGGCTCTTCATATTTAATTTCCCAATATCGCATTTCCTTGTGCTGGTAGGCTCCCAGCTTCTATTGGCAGCGTTCATCTTTGGGGACACCTGCAAGAGAATATTTGAAGCAATCATTTTCTTGTTTGTAACACACCCATTTCATGTGGGTGATCGTTGTGAAATTGATGGAATGCAG CTGGTAGTTGAAGAGATGAACATATTAACTACTGTGTTTCTGCGACACGACAACCAGAAGTATATATACCCAAATAGTATTCTAGCTACAAAGCCCATAGTTAACTATTTCCGTAGTCCGGAGATGACAGATACAGTTGATTTCTCTATCCACATCTCGACTCCAATGGAAAGGATTGCtgaaatgaagaaaagaatTATAAG GTTTGTTGAGAGTAGGAGTGACTACTGGCACCAGAGTCCAGCTGTGGTGATAACAGATCTGGAGGACATGAACAGGCTGAAGATGGTGGTGGCTGTTAAACACCGCATCAACGGTCAGCATGCGGGTGAGAGGTGCGCAAGGAGAGCTTTACTGGTGGAGAAGATGATCAAAGTGTTCCGGGACCTTAATATTGAGTATCGAATGCTGCCCCTCGATATGAATGTCCGGTACATGCCACCAGCGGATTCAAGCAGGCTTCCCTCTAATTGGGCGGCCTGTTCTAGCTGA
- the LOC127808458 gene encoding mechanosensitive ion channel protein 8-like isoform X1: MDKLRKSFKSITDQANHNSEERRVLLHQLDHPIMPQTDRRDVVLNINSQDRISEAELASRSPSSSPPPPPPQRGGDGSSGNRMWRDSSYDFSNDLMKPGREFDFPADSPSAGELSKIAESPGHGQLTPRGVKVSFNEATEAEPAQRRSNGVEDEVLVCSSNASFRRKSSLLRVKAKSRLLDPPEHDQRSQTQTQRLMRSGMLGKGSEIDEDDPFLEEDLPEEYKKMKFNTLSVVQLVSLILIIAALSCTLAIQILRRKTLFELELWKWELMVLVLISGRLVSGWVIRIAVFFIERNFLLRKRVLYFVYGVRNAVQNCIWLSLVLIAWHSIFDKRVERVTNAKVLPYVTRIWVCLLVGVFIWLLKTLLVKVLASSFHVSTFFDRIQESLFNQYVIETLSGPPLIEIQQEREEEERIMAEVDKLQSAGATMPPDLRANIFPKGGKLIGSGRHQKSPKLTKSPRFSRAMSQEADQEAITIDHLHRLNQKNISAWNMKRLINIVRKGALSTLDEQIQDSTGEDESAVQITSECQAKAAAKKIFYNVAKTGSKYIFLEDLMRFLREDEALKTMRLFEGASEGKGISKRVLKNWVVNVFRERRALALSLNDTKTAVNKLHHMLNAAVGIIILVIWLLILKIATTHFFVFLGSQLLLVAFMFGNTCKTTFEAIIFLFVMHPFDVGDRCEVDGVQMVVEEMNILTTVFLRYDNQKIIYPNSVLATKPIANYYRSPDMGDAIDFCVHVATPLEKITTMKERITKYVDSKSDHWYPAPMIVLRDVEDMNRLKISVWLSHRMNFQDMGERFTRRALLVEEMIKIFRDLDIEYRMLPLDVNVRNMPAVNTNRVPSTWAISAT; encoded by the exons ATGGACAAGCTCAGAAAATCCTTCAAATCTATCACCGACCAAGCCAACCACAACTCAGAAGAGCGCCGCGTCCTCTTGCACCAACTCGACCACCCCATCATGCCCCAGACTGATCGTCGAGACGTCGTCCTCAACATCAACTCCCAAGATCGTATCTCCGAGGCCGAGCTGGCCTCCCGCTCGCCTTCTTCCtctccgcctccgcctccgcctcaGCGCGGCGGCGACGGCTCCAGTGGCAATCGAATGTGGAGGGACTCCAGCTACGATTTCTCCAACGACTTGATGAAGCCCGGGAGGGAGTTCGATTTCCCCGCCGACTCTCCGTCCGCCGGCGAGTTGTCAAAGATAGCGGAGAGCCCCGGACACGGCCAGTTGACGCCGAGGGGGGTTAAGGTTTCGTTCAACGAGGCGACGGAGGCGGAGCCGGCTCAGCGCCGATCGAATGGTGTTGAAGACGAGGTTCTGGTTTGCAGCTCCAACGCTTCGTTCCGGCGGAAGTCGAGTTTATTGAGGGTGAAGGCGAAGTCGCGGCTTTTGGACCCGCCGGAGCACGATCAGAGATCTCAGACTCAGACCCAGAGGTTGATGAGGTCCGGAATGTTGGGCAAAGGGAGCGAAATCGACGAGGACGACCCGTTCCTGGAGGAAGATTTGCCGGAAGAGTACAAGAAGATGAAGTTCAACACATTGTCAGTGGTTCAACTggtgagtttgattttgattatcGCGGCTTTATCGTGTACCCTCGCGATTCAGATCCTGCGAAGGAAAACATTGTTCGAACTGGAACTCTGGAAATGGGAGCTTatggttttggttttaatttccGGCCGATTAGTCTCTGGTTGGGTTATCCGAATCGCTGTCTTCTTCATCGAGCGTAATTTTCTGCTAAGAAAGCGAGTCTTGTATTTTGTCTATGGGGTGAGAAATGCCGTTCAAAATTGCATATGGTTGAGCTTGGTTTTGATTGCTTGGCATTCGATCTTTGATAAGAGAGTTGAGAGAGTGACTAATGCGAAAGTTTTGCCTTATGTGACCCGGATTTGGGTTTGTCTTTTGGTGGGTGTATTCATATGGCTTCTGAAGACTCTTCTAGTTAAGGTTTTGGCTTCGTCCTTCCATGTTAGCACGTTTTTCGATCGAATTCAGGAgtctttgttcaatcaatatgTGATCGAGACCCTGTCTGGCCCTCCCTTGATCGAGATTCAGCAAGAgcgagaagaggaagagaggatcATGGCTGAAGTTGACAAACTTCAGAGTGCCGGGGCTACTATGCCTCCCGACCTGAGGGCGAATATTTTTCCGAAAGGTGGTAAACTGATTGGCAGTGGGAGACATCAGAAGAGCCCCAAGCTTACAAAGAGTCCTCGGTTTTCTAGGGCTATGTCGCAGGAGGCGGACCAAGAAGCCATCACCATCGACCACTTGCACAGACTGAACCAGAAGAATATATCGGCTTGGAATATGAAGAGGTTGATTAATATTGTCAGGAAAGGAGCCCTGTCCACTTTGGATGAGCAAATCCAAGATTCAACTGGCGAGGACGAGTCTGCGGTTCAGATCACAAGTGAATGCCAGGCAAAAGCTGCAGCCAAGAAGATATTCTACAATGTGGCTAAGACAGGGTCCAA ATATATCTTCCTGGAGGATCTAATGCGCTTTCTGAGGGAGGATGAGGCTTTGAAGACTATGCGCCTCTTTGAAGGAGCAAGTGAAGGAAAGGGAATCAGCAAACGAGTTCTGAAGAATTGGGTG GTAAATGTATTCAGAGAACGGAGGGCGCTGGCATTGTCCCTCAATGATACAAAAACAGCTGTGAACAAACTCCACCACATGCTGAATGCAGCTGTGGGCATTATCATATTGGTGATCTGGCTTCTTATACTGAAGATAGCAACTACCCATTTCTTTGTCTTCCTAGGCTCCCAGCTTCTCTTGGTGGCTTTTATGTTTGGAAACACATGCAAGACGACATTCGAGGCCATTATCTTCTTATTTGTAATGCACCCGTTTGATGTTGGCGATCGTTGTGAAGTGGATGGAGTTCAG ATGGTGGTTGAAGAGATGAATATACTTACTACAGTTTTCCTGAGGTACGATAACCAAAAGATCATATACCCCAACAGTGTTCTAGCGACCAAACCCATTGCCAACTACTACCGCAGTCCAGATATGGGAGATGCCATTGATTTCTGTGTTCATGTTGCAACTCCTTTAGAAAAGATCACTACCATGAAAGAGAGAATCACCAA GTATGTCGACAGCAAGAGCGACCACTGGTACCCTGCGCCAATGATAGTCCTGAGGGACGTGGAGGACATGAATCGGCTGAAAATATCAGTTTGGCTTTCTCACCGGATGAACTTTCAGGACATGGGTGAGAGGTTCACGAGGAGAGCTCTTCTGGTGGAGGAGATGATCAAAATATTCCGAGATCTCGATATCGAGTACCGGATGTTGCCTCTCGACGTAAACGTCCGCAACATGCCGGCGGTGAATACAAACAGAGTTCCCTCAACATGGGCCATTTCTGCCACCTGA
- the LOC127807596 gene encoding mechanosensitive ion channel protein 5-like: MLKYDSSLIDKMRIYPMYSDDFMTEKILGQEEDDEGEIYTPLPTNPRTFRARTTSRLEDPNWRYQRLAITDEEVKDEHHSFIDEGVFEDFDLKDTVKVVQWVSLLLILVLLICTLTVSDLKKHKFWELSIWKWEILVLVLICGHLVSGWIIKIVVLVIERNFIRKSRVLYFVYGLRKSIQSCLWLGQVLLVWHFILAKEIGRVTKHGGVRIVTKILICLWVGTLIWLLKTLVLKVLALCFHVTAFFDRVQDSLFKQYVIKKLSGCPINDEHSEGECDKKSIQELRNPKSRRVLKQKGPRITIEHLQKLNRKNISALSMKRLISMVQSGYLSTLDEELPTSNDEDEATLQIRDECEAKSAAKKIFQNVAVEGSKYISLEDLQRFMKDESAQKTMHLIKGSHIDQGINKQTLTKWMVDAFKERRSLALSLDDTKTAADELHTILSVLVTIIIVIIWLFIFNFPISHFLVLVGSQLLLAAFIFGDTCKRIFEAIIFLFVTHPFHVGDRCEIDGMQLVVEEMNILTTVFLRHDNQKYIYPNSILATKPIVNYFRSPEMTDTVDFSIHISTPMERIAEMKKRIIRFVESRSDYWHQSPAVVITDLEDMNRLKMVVAVKHRINGQHAGERCARRALLVEKMIKVFRDLNIEYRMLPLDMNVRYMPPADSSRLPSNWAACSS, translated from the exons ATGTTGAAATATGATTCATCACTTATTGACAAGATGAGAATAtatcctatgtattccgatgatttcatgactgagaaAATCCTTGgtcaag aagaagatgatgagggTGAAATCTACACGCCCCTTCCTACAAATCCAAGAACATTCAGGGCCCGGACCACGTCGAGGCTTGAGGATCCAAACTGGAGATACCAAAGATTGGCCATAACTGACGAGGAAGTAAAAGATGAACACCACTCATTCATTGATGAAGGTGTCTTTGAAGATTTTGATCTCAAAGACACTGTAAAAGTTGTCCAGTGGGTAAGTCTGTTGCTAATTCTGGTGCTACTGATTTGTACACTAACAGTTTCTGATTTGAAGAAGCATAAGTTTTGGGAACTTAGCATATGGAAATGGGAAATACTGGTCCTGGTGCTTATTTGTGGCCATTTGGTTTCTGGTTGGATAATCAAGATTGTTGTGTTGGTTATAGAACGCAATTTTATTCGAAAATCCCGGGTTTTGTATTTTGTGTATGGGTTGAGGAAATCAATTCAGAGTTGCTTGTGGCTGGGACAGGTCTTGTTGGTTTGGCATTTCATTTTGGCTAAAGAGATTGGGAGGGTCACCAAGCATGGAGGTGTGAGGATTGTGACCAAGATCTTAATATGCCTCTGGGTGGGCACATTGATTTGGCTCTTGAAAACACTTGTTCTTAAGGTACTTGCTTTGTGCTTTCATGTTACTGCATTCTTCGATCGAGTTCAggactctttgttcaagcaataTGTGATTAAGAAGCTATCTGGGTGTCCGATAAATGATGAACACAGTGAAGGGGAGTGCGATAAAAAAAGCATACAAGAGTTGAGAAATCCCAAGTCAAGAAGGGTGCTCAAGCAGAAAGGTCCGAGGATCACGATCGAACACCTTCAGAAGCTCAATCGGAAGAATATCTCGGCTTTGAGCATGAAGAGGTTGATAAGTATGGTGCAAAGTGGGTATTTGTCCACTTTGGATGAGGAATTGCCCACCTCTAATGATGAGGATGAGGCTACCCTTCAAATAAGAGATGAATGCGAGGCAAAGTCTGCAGCCAAGAAGATATTCCAGAATGTGGCTGTAGAAGGGTCCAA ATACATCTCCTTAGAGGATCTGCAGCGCTTTATGAAGGATGAAAGTGCTCAGAAGACCATGCATCTCATTAAAGGTTCACATATCGACCAGGGAATCAATAAGCAAACTCTCACGAAATGGATG GTTGATGCATTTAAAGAAAGAAGGTCTCTTGCATTGTCTCTTGATGATACAAAAACAGCAGCAGACGAACTCCACACAATACTGAGCGTCCTTGTAACGATTATTATAGTGATAATATGGCTCTTCATATTTAATTTCCCAATATCGCATTTCCTTGTGCTGGTAGGCTCCCAGCTTCTATTGGCAGCGTTCATCTTTGGGGACACCTGCAAGAGAATATTTGAAGCAATCATTTTCTTGTTTGTAACACACCCATTTCATGTGGGTGATCGTTGTGAAATTGATGGAATGCAG CTGGTAGTTGAAGAGATGAACATATTAACTACTGTGTTTCTGCGACACGACAACCAGAAGTATATATACCCAAATAGTATTCTAGCTACAAAGCCCATAGTTAACTATTTCCGTAGTCCGGAGATGACAGATACAGTTGATTTCTCTATCCACATCTCGACTCCAATGGAAAGGATTGCtgaaatgaagaaaagaatTATAAG GTTTGTTGAGAGTAGGAGTGACTACTGGCACCAGAGTCCAGCTGTGGTGATAACAGATCTGGAGGACATGAACAGGCTGAAGATGGTGGTGGCTGTTAAACACCGCATCAACGGTCAGCATGCGGGTGAGAGGTGCGCAAGGAGAGCTTTACTGGTGGAGAAGATGATCAAAGTGTTCCGGGACCTTAATATTGAGTATCGAATGCTGCCCCTCGATATGAATGTCCGGTACATGCCACCAGCGGATTCAAGCAGGCTTCCCTCTAATTGGGCGGCCTGTTCTAGCTGA